From the genome of Candidatus Deferrimicrobium borealis:
TGCTCGGGTGGCCGCAGGCGACGTTCGCGTCGAAGATCGAGTTCGTCGCGGACAACAGGAGGGCGAACGTGACCCGCGAGGTCGACGGCGGGCTGGAGACGATCGAGGTGACGCTCCCGGCGGTGGTGACCACGGACCTTCGGCTGAACGAGCCGCGGTACGCGTCGCTCCCCGGCATCATGAAGGCGAAGAAGAAGGAACTGAAGGTCGTCCCGGTGGGATCGCTGGGGGTGGACACGGCTCCGAGGGTGAAGGTGCTCTCGTACGCGGCGCCGAAGCTGCGCAAGGGAGGCGGCCGGGTGGCGGACGTCGCGGAGCTGGTGTCGAAGCTGAAGAACGAGGCGAAGGTCCTGTAACCCCAGAACCGGGACGTTCCTAGAACTCTCACAGAACCGGGACAGAGATGGGAAGCGACCAATCCGGAGGATCCCGTTGGCGGACATACTGGTCGTCGTCGAGCATCAGGAAGGGGTCTTCAAGAAGAACACGCTGTCGGCCGTGTCCGCGGCGAAGGCCCTGGCGGTGCTGACCGGAGGCGAGGTGGACGCGCTCGTCCTGGGCGACGGCGTCGCCGCGGTGGCCGGGGCGGTGGCCGGCACGGGCGTGCGGAAGGTCCTTCTGGGCGAAGGTGCGGCGTTCGGGAAGTACCTCGCGGCGACGTACGCGGGCGCGGTGGCGCAGGTGGTGAAGGCGGGGGGGTACGGCGCGGTGTTCGCCCCGGCCTCCACGTTCGGGAAGGATTTCATGCCGCGGCTGTCCGGGCTGCTCGACGCCCCCCTGGCGAGCGACATCGTCGGGCTCGAGAAGGACGGGGACGCGCTGCGGGTGAAGCGCCCGATGTACGCGGGGAACGCGATCGGGACGGTGGAACTGGCCGGCACTCCGCTCCTGATCACGGTGCGGCAGACGGCGTTCGACCCCGCGGCGACGGGTGGAGAAAAAGCCCCCGTGGAGAAGGTGGCGGTCACGGCGGAGGCGGGGGGGACGGCGTTCGTCTCCCGTCAGGAGACGAAATCGGAGCGGCCGGAGCTGACCGAGGCGCGGACGATCGTCTCCGCGGGGCGCGGCATCAAGGCGCAGGAGAACTTCAAGCTGGTGGAGGAGCTTGCGGACCAGCTGAACGCGGCGATCGGCGCGTCGCGCGCGTCGGTGGACGCGGGGTGGGCCCCCAACGACTGGCAGGTCGGGCAGACCGGCAAGATCGTCGCGCCGGAGCTCTACATCGCGCTGGGGATCAGCGGGGCGATCCAGCACCTGGCGGGGATGAAGGACAGCAAGGTGATCGTGGCGATCAACAAGGACGAGGAGGCCCCCATCTTCCAGGTGGCGGATTACGGACTGGTGGCCGACCTCTTCAAGGCGGTGCCGGAACTCATCGCGGAGCTGAAGAAACTGAAATCGGCCTGATCATTTTCCGGTCCCGTTCCGATGAGGATACGGAGGGACGCGCGGCCGGGGACACGGCGGTCGAATGTGTCCGCATGCAGGAATCGAAGCGCTATCCAAGGGAGGGAACGCAAAAGACATGACCCGCACCCGGAAAGAGAAGGATCTGCTGTCCCGCATCAAGGCGAAGAACTTCACCGCGGCGATCGTCGGCTTGGGGTATGTCGGGCTTCCGCTGGCGATGGAGTACGCCGACGCGGGGATCCCGGTCATCGGCATCGACATCGACGGGTCCAAGGTTCGCGCGCTGCGGGCCGGGAAGTCGTACGTCGGGGACGTCCCGTCCGAGTCGGTGAAAAAGGCCGTCGCCGCGGGACTGTTCTCGGCGACCACCGACTACTCCGCGGTCGGGATGGCGGACACGGTCAACATCTGCGTCCCCACCCCGCTGCGCAAGACGAAGGATCCGGACCTCTCCTACATCGTCGGCGCGATGGAGCACCTGCTGGAGTATCTCCACAAGGACATGCTCATCGTTCTCGAGAGCACGACGTACCCCGGAACGACGCAGGAGGTCCTCGGGCCGATGGTGGAGGGGAAGGGGTTCAAGGTGGGGAAGGACATCTTCCTCGCCTTCTCGCCCGAGCGGGTCGATCCCGGGAACGTGAAGTTCACGACGAAGAACATCCCGAAAGTGGTGGGCGGCGTGACGCCCGCGTGCACGAAGATGGCGGTGGCTCTCTACAGCGGCGTGCTCGAAAACGTCCACCCGGTGTCGACCGCGGCGGTGGCCGAGATGGTGAAGCTGCTCGAGAACACGTTCCGGTCGGTGAACATCGGGCTGGTGAACGAGATCGCGCTCATGTCGAACCGGATGGGGATCGACGTGTGGGAGGTGATCGACGCGGCCGGGACGAAGCCGTTCGGCTTCATGCCCTTCTACCCGGGCCCGGGGATCGGCGGGCACTGCATCCCGCTGGACCCGTTCTACCTGTCGTGGAAGGCGAAGCAGTTCGGGTTCGAGTCGCGCTTCATCGAGCTGGCGGGCGTGGTGAACGGGCAGATGCCGCACTACACGGTGGAAAAGGTGGCCGAGGCGCTCAACCGGAGCCGGAAGTCGGTCAACGGGGCGAAGGTGCTGGTGCTGGGCGTGGCGTACAAGAAGGACATCAGCGACGTGCGCGAGTCGCCGGCCCTCGACATCCTGCAGCTCCTGGCGAAAATGGGGGCGCACCTGTCGTACTGCGACCCGTACGTGCCCCAGGTGCGGGAGGCGGGTATGTCGCTCGCCGCGTCGCCGTTTTCCGCCGCGACGCTCCGGAAGGCCGACTGCGTGGTGATCGTGACGAACCACGCCGCGTTCGACTATAAAATGGTCGCCCGGGAGGCGAAGATGATCGTCGACACCCGAAACGCGCTGAAGGGGCACAACGGCCGCAAGATCGTCAAGCTCTGATCTCGAGGAAGGCGGGCGGGATGAAGTACCTGGTGACGGGCGGGGCGGGATTTATCGGGTCGAACCTGACGCGGGCGCTCCTCGCCTCCGGTCAGAGGGTGCGGGTCCTCGACAACTTTCTCACCGGAAAACGGGAAAACCTCGCCGGGCTGGCGGAGGCCCACGGCGACGCCTTCGAGCTGATGGAGGGCGACCTCCGGGACCTCGAAACGGTCCGCAAGGCGGCGGCGGGCATGGAGTTCGTTCTGCACCAGGGTGCGCTCCCTTCGGTCCCGCGCTCCGTGGCCGACCCGATCCTCTCGAACGGGATCAATGTGACGGGGACGGTGCACCTGCTCGTCGCCGCGCGCGACGCGGGCGTCCGGCGCGTGGTCTTCGCCGCGTCCTCCTCCGCCTACGGCGATACCCCCCAGCTCCCGAAGCGGGAATCGATGACCCCCACCCCGAAGTCCCCCTATGCGGCGCAGAAGCTGATGGGGGAGTATTACCTGCGCATCTTCCACGAGATCTACGGGCTCGAGACCGTCTCCCTGCGCTACTTCAACGTGTTCGGCCCGCGGCAGGACCCGCAGTCGACGTACGCCGCCGTCATCCCCCGGTTCGTCACCTCGGTGCTTCGAGGGGTCCCCCCCACGATTTACGGCGACGGCCTCCAGACGCGCGACTTCACCTACATCGACAACGTGATCCAGGCCAACCTGGCCGCCTGCCTCGCCCCGAAGACCGCGTGCGGAAAGGTCGTCAATATCGCCTGCGGGGAACGGGTGTCGCTCCTCGACATCCTCGAGATCGTCTATACGCTGGCGGGGAAGCGCGTACCGCCGAACTTCGAGCCGGGCCGCGTCGGGGACGTGCGCGACTCGCTGGCCGACATCTCCCTCGCCCGGGACCTCATCGGCTACGACCCGAAGGTGGCGTTCCGCGACGGCATGAAAAAAACCTTCGACTGGTTCCGGTCGACCCCATAACCGGGGTTCCGGGGTCAGGCGCGGTCCTTGCGGACGTACCAGCGGTCGTAGAACGACTGGTACTCGCCGGACTGGACCGCCCGCCACCACGGTTCGTTGTCGAGGTACCAGCGCACCGTGGCGCGCAGCCCCTCCTCGAACGCGACCCGCGGGACGACGCCCAGCTCCGCCCGGATCTTCGCGTCGTCGATCGCGTACCGCCGGTCGTGACCCGGCCGGTCGGGGACGAACTTCATCGCCCGCTCGTCCTTCCCCATCGCGGCGATCAGCAGCTTCGTGATCTCGATGTTCGTCCGCTCGTTTCCCCCGCCCACGTTGTAGATCTCCCCGGGGCGCCCGCGCTGCAGCACGGCGTCCACCGCCCGCGAATGGTCCTCCACGTGGATCCAGTCGCGCACGTTCATCCCGTCGCCGTACACCGGCACCGGCTTCCCCTCGTGCAGCAGCGTCACGAAGAACGGGATGAGCTTCTCGGGAAACTGGTACGGACCGTAATTGTTCGAGCAGCGGGTGACGAGCGCCGGCAGGCCGAACGTCTTCCCGTAGGCCCGCACCAGCAGGTCCGCCGACGTCTTGCTGGCGGCGTAGGGAGAGTTGGGCTTCAGGGGCGACTCCTCGGAGAAGTGCCCCGTCGTCCCCAGCGAACCGTACACCTCGTCGGTCGAGATCTGCAGGTACCGGGCAACCTTCGCCTTGCGGGCCGCGTCGAGCAGCACCTGCGTCCCGAGGATGTTCGTCCGCAGGAAGAGCGCGGGGTCGTCGATGCTGCGGTCCACGTGCGTCTCGGCGGCGAAATTCACGACCGCCTCGGGCTTCTCCTCGGCGAAGATCCGCGCGATCCCGGCCGCGTCGCAGATGTCGGCCCGATGGAAGCGGTACCGCGGCTCCCCCACCATGTCCTCCAGGTTCGCGAGGTTCCCCGCGTAGGTCAGCTTGTCCACGTTCACGACGGACCAACCGCCGTGGGCCCCGAGGATGTACCGGATGAAGTTCGAGCCGATGAAACCGGCTCCCCCCGCGACGAGAATCCGCATCAGCGCGTGCCCCCCTCCGAATCGATCATTTCAAGGTACTCCCCCACCGCTTCCTCCCACGGCCTCGGGGAGGCCCCGGTGACCGCGCGGTATTTCTCCTTGCTCAACACGCCGTACGCCGGCCTCGGCGCAGGGTACGGCAGGTCCCGTGTTCGCGCCGGGGACAGCAGGGCGGCGGGCAACCCGCATCGCTCCAGAACGTACCGGGCGAGGCCGAACCAGCTCGTCTCCCCTTCGCTCGAGAAGTGAACCGTCCCGCGCGCGCGCGCGCCGAGCAGGGTGCGGACGGCGACGGCCAAATCCCTCGAAAACGTCGGGCACCCGACCTGGTCGGACGCGACGCGAAGCGTTTCCCCCCGCCGCGCCTTCTCGAGGATCGTGCGGATGAAATTCCTCCCCGCGGGGCCGAACATCCACTGGGTGCGCACCAGCAGGTGGTCGCCCCCCTCCTCCCGAAGCGCCTGCTCGGCCGCCCACTTCGTCTTTCCGTACACGGAGAGGGGGTTCGCCGGATCCTCTTCCCGATACGGGCGCGAGGAAGCCCCGTCGAAGATGTAGTCGGTGCCGAACGTGACCATCAACGCGCCGCGCTCCCGGCAGGCGCGGGCGACGTTGCGCGTCCCCTCGACATTGAGGATGCGCGCCATCTCCTGTTCGCTCTCCGCGCGGTCCACGGCCGTCCAGGCCGCGCAATGGACCACCACGTCCGGGCGGAACCCGTCGACCTCCCGCCGGCACGCCGCGGGGTCCGTCACGTCCCACTCTTCCCGGTCGGTCGTACGGATCCCGGCGGAACCGTCGAAGACCCGCGCGATCTCCCTCCCGAGCAGGCCGAGCCCTCCGGTGATCAGCAGCCTCACGCGACCCCCGGCGCCCGGTCCGCGACGGTCACCCGTCCTTCCTCGCCCAATCGTAGGGGATGTCGTTGTCGTGCGGCGGGAGACGGAACTCGTCCGGCGCGTCGTACTTGTACGTCTGCGTGCAGACGTTGATCAGCAACGCCTCTTCCCCGCTGATCGTCTTGAAGCCGTGGTAGACGAGCGGCGGGATCCGCAGGACGATCGGCCGGTGCTCGCCGAGGAAGAATTCGTTCACCTCCCCCTTCGTCGGGGAGCCGTCCCGCGAATCGTAGAGCACCACCTTCATCATCCCCTTGACCACGCAGAAGTGGTCGAACTGGATCTTGTGGTAGTGCCACGCCTTGACGACGCCCGGGTACCCGGTGGTCAGGTACACCTGGCCGAACCGCATGTAGATCTCGTCGTCCTCGCGCAGGATCTCCATCAGCCGCCCGCGCTCATCCGGGAGCACTCTGAGCTGCTTCACCATCACGCCGTCGATCATCTCACCCTCCTGACAAACCCCAGAACCGGGACGTTCCTGTTCTGTGGGAGTTCTAGGAACGTCCCGGTTCCGGGGTCGCCGGTTCCGGGGTCCCGTGGACCTCGTGGGCCCTGCGGCCGATCGAGTGGTAGAGGAAGCCGCGCTCCCGCATCTTCCGCGGGTCGAAGATGTTGCGCCCGTCGAAGATGACCGGCTGCCGCATCAGGGACTTCATCAGCCCGAAATCGGGCTTGCGGAACTCGAACCACTCCGTGGCGATCACCAGGACATCCGCCCCCTGCAGCGCGCCGTACGACGACTCCGCGTATTCGATCCGGTCCCCGTACCGCGCCCGCGCCCCCGCCATCGCCTCCGGGTCGAAGACCACCACCGACGCCTTTGCGCTCAGCATCCCGTCGATCAGGTGGAAGACCGGCGCCTCCCGCGAGTCGTCCGTGTTCGGCTTGAACGCGATCCCCCAGACGGCGAACCGAAGCCCCTCGAGCTTGCCGCCGAAATGCCGCTCGATCCTCCTGAAGAACCGCTTCCGCTGCTCCTGGTTGATATCCTCCACCGCCTGGAGGACCGAGAGCGGCGTCCCCGCGTCGGCCGCGCTTTTCAGCAGCGCCTTCACGTCCTTCGGCAGGCACGACCCGCCGTACCCCAGCCCCGGGTAAAGGAACTTGTGCCCGATCCGCGAGTCGGAGCCGATCCCGTCCCGGATCCGGTCGATGTCCGCCCCCACGGCGTCGCAGAAATTCGCAAGGTCGTTCATGTAGGAGATCTTGAGGGCCAGGAAGGCGTTCGCGGCGTATTTGGTCACCTCGGCGCTCTTTTCGTCCATCACGATCACCTTGCTGCCGGTCTGCAGGAACGGCTCGTACAGGTCCTTGAGGACCACGACCGCCCGGTCCTCGCTCGACCCGATCACCACGCGCTCCGGCCGCAGGAAATCCTCGACCGCGAACCCCTCGCGCAGGAACTCCGGGTTCGACACGACGTTGAACCCGAACGCCGGGCCCGCACTCTTCCGGATCGCCGCCCGCACCTTCTCGCACGTCCCCACCGGCACGGTGGATTTGTCGACCACGACCTTGTACCCCGCGCCCGGGTTGCGCGCGAAGATCTTTCCGAGGTCGTCCGCCACCTGCAGGATGTACTTCAGGTCCGCGGAGCCGTCTTCCCCCGGGGGCGTGGGCAGGCACAGGAAGATGATCTCGGCCGGCAGGACCGCCTTCTCCAGATCCGCCGAAAAGGAGATCCTCCCCTTCTTCAGATTGCGCTGGTAGATGTCGTCGAGGCCGGGCTCGTAGATCGTCACCTGCCCGGCGTTCAGCTTCTCCACCACCGACGGATTCGTGTCGACGCAGTGCACCGCGTTGCCCCGCTCGGCCAGGCACACGCCGGTCACCAGCCCCACGTACCCCGTTCCGACGATCGCCACATTCATCCCGAAAACCTCCCGGATCCGACGTGATCTCCGATCGAGGATACCTTATCCGCCTCCGTTCCGTGAAGGGACAATCGTACGCGCCGCCCTCGCAAGGTATACTGGCCGCTATGATTTTCCCCCGACGGCTCCCCGTCGCCAATGCGTTCGCGGCCGCCCTCCTCCTCGCCGGGCTCCTCCACCCGATCCCGGCGGGAGCGATCGGGAGGCCGCAGGGAGTCACCGTCATCGTGGAGGGAGAGGTCCGGTTCCCCGGCAGCTACACGCTCCCGCACGACGCGACGCTCTCCACCCTGGTCGTCGCCGCCGGCGGATATACCGACAATGCGGACCTCGCGGCGGCAACCCTTACGCGGGAATCCATGAACCCCGTGGCCGCTCCCCTCTCCCACCCCCGGCTGCTGAAGGGAAGCCCCGCGGACCTGCCTCTTGCGGAAGGCGACACGCTCCGCATCCCGGCGCGGACACCGGGCAGGACGCGTCCCCGCCCCGCCGGCTACGAGCCGTTCACCCGCCCGAACAACTTCGGCGTGACCGGCCTCTTCGAAACCCCCACCGCGCGGATGATGCCGGAGAACCGGTACCGCCTCGGCGCCACGCAGGTCCACCCGTACCGGTACTATTACGGCACCGTCGGCCTCTTCGACCGGCTCGAGGTGAACGGGCGGGTCACCGAGGTGATCGGCGTGCCCGACTTTAACGACAACAGCTCTTACGGCAACTTCAAGGACAAGGCGTTCGACCTGAAGTTCCTCCTCCTGAAGGAAAGGGCCTTCCTTCCCGCCGTCGCCATCGTGATCTCCGACCCGCACGGGACGCGCATCTACGCTTCCCAGTCGATCGTCGCGAGCAAGCGGATCCTCCCCCTGAACGTCGACGTCTCGCTCGGCTTCGGCAACGGGCGCCTCGGCACCCAGCAGCTCCCCCCGCAGGGGGAAGGGTTCGAGATCGAGATGTTCACCGACCCGGCCAAGTGGGCGAGCGAGGCTCTCCCGTTCGGCGGGATCCAGTACGCCCCGACGCCGTGGCTCACGCTGCTCGCGGAGTACAGCCCGATCCGCTACGAGCGCCAGACGAACGACCCGGCGCAGCCGAAATATTTCCAGACCGCCGTCCCCTCCCCCTTCAATTTCGGCGCCCGCGTCAAGCCGCTCAAGTGGCTGGAAATCGACGCGAGCTGGCAGCGGGGAAACGAGATCGGCGTCAGCGCGTCGGTCGCCTTCGACATCGGCCGCCCGCTGGTCCCGATCCGCGACGAGCCGTACGTGGAACCCGTCGAGGCGCCCCGCGCGCCCCTCCAGGACCGGATCGCCTTCGCCCTCGCGGACGTCGGCTTCAGCGACATCGCCGTATCGACCGACGCCTTCACCTTGCGGATCGACGCGGAGAACGACCGGTACTTCTTCGCGCCCCGCGCCGTCGAGGTGCTCCTCGCCACCATCGCCCCGTTCGTCCCGCCGAACGTGGAGTACATCCGGGTGCAGTTGAAGGAGAACGGGATCCCGGTGGCCGAGGCGGCCGTATCGGCCTCCGTGCTCTCCGGGGGGGGCGACGGCTTCACCCTCACCGACCGGATCCGCGCCGCCGCCGGTTTCCGCTCGGCGAACTTCGACGCCCCGCTCCGCCCGACGTCGTACCGCCGCCGGTTCGACTACAGCCTCAAGCCGTCGTTCGAGGCGTTCCTCAACGACCCT
Proteins encoded in this window:
- a CDS encoding electron transfer flavoprotein subunit alpha/FixB family protein, with protein sequence MADILVVVEHQEGVFKKNTLSAVSAAKALAVLTGGEVDALVLGDGVAAVAGAVAGTGVRKVLLGEGAAFGKYLAATYAGAVAQVVKAGGYGAVFAPASTFGKDFMPRLSGLLDAPLASDIVGLEKDGDALRVKRPMYAGNAIGTVELAGTPLLITVRQTAFDPAATGGEKAPVEKVAVTAEAGGTAFVSRQETKSERPELTEARTIVSAGRGIKAQENFKLVEELADQLNAAIGASRASVDAGWAPNDWQVGQTGKIVAPELYIALGISGAIQHLAGMKDSKVIVAINKDEEAPIFQVADYGLVADLFKAVPELIAELKKLKSA
- a CDS encoding nucleotide sugar dehydrogenase, which produces MTRTRKEKDLLSRIKAKNFTAAIVGLGYVGLPLAMEYADAGIPVIGIDIDGSKVRALRAGKSYVGDVPSESVKKAVAAGLFSATTDYSAVGMADTVNICVPTPLRKTKDPDLSYIVGAMEHLLEYLHKDMLIVLESTTYPGTTQEVLGPMVEGKGFKVGKDIFLAFSPERVDPGNVKFTTKNIPKVVGGVTPACTKMAVALYSGVLENVHPVSTAAVAEMVKLLENTFRSVNIGLVNEIALMSNRMGIDVWEVIDAAGTKPFGFMPFYPGPGIGGHCIPLDPFYLSWKAKQFGFESRFIELAGVVNGQMPHYTVEKVAEALNRSRKSVNGAKVLVLGVAYKKDISDVRESPALDILQLLAKMGAHLSYCDPYVPQVREAGMSLAASPFSAATLRKADCVVIVTNHAAFDYKMVAREAKMIVDTRNALKGHNGRKIVKL
- a CDS encoding SDR family oxidoreductase, producing the protein MKYLVTGGAGFIGSNLTRALLASGQRVRVLDNFLTGKRENLAGLAEAHGDAFELMEGDLRDLETVRKAAAGMEFVLHQGALPSVPRSVADPILSNGINVTGTVHLLVAARDAGVRRVVFAASSSAYGDTPQLPKRESMTPTPKSPYAAQKLMGEYYLRIFHEIYGLETVSLRYFNVFGPRQDPQSTYAAVIPRFVTSVLRGVPPTIYGDGLQTRDFTYIDNVIQANLAACLAPKTACGKVVNIACGERVSLLDILEIVYTLAGKRVPPNFEPGRVGDVRDSLADISLARDLIGYDPKVAFRDGMKKTFDWFRSTP
- the rfbB gene encoding dTDP-glucose 4,6-dehydratase: MRILVAGGAGFIGSNFIRYILGAHGGWSVVNVDKLTYAGNLANLEDMVGEPRYRFHRADICDAAGIARIFAEEKPEAVVNFAAETHVDRSIDDPALFLRTNILGTQVLLDAARKAKVARYLQISTDEVYGSLGTTGHFSEESPLKPNSPYAASKTSADLLVRAYGKTFGLPALVTRCSNNYGPYQFPEKLIPFFVTLLHEGKPVPVYGDGMNVRDWIHVEDHSRAVDAVLQRGRPGEIYNVGGGNERTNIEITKLLIAAMGKDERAMKFVPDRPGHDRRYAIDDAKIRAELGVVPRVAFEEGLRATVRWYLDNEPWWRAVQSGEYQSFYDRWYVRKDRA
- the rfbD gene encoding dTDP-4-dehydrorhamnose reductase, encoding MRLLITGGLGLLGREIARVFDGSAGIRTTDREEWDVTDPAACRREVDGFRPDVVVHCAAWTAVDRAESEQEMARILNVEGTRNVARACRERGALMVTFGTDYIFDGASSRPYREEDPANPLSVYGKTKWAAEQALREEGGDHLLVRTQWMFGPAGRNFIRTILEKARRGETLRVASDQVGCPTFSRDLAVAVRTLLGARARGTVHFSSEGETSWFGLARYVLERCGLPAALLSPARTRDLPYPAPRPAYGVLSKEKYRAVTGASPRPWEEAVGEYLEMIDSEGGTR
- a CDS encoding dTDP-4-dehydrorhamnose 3,5-epimerase family protein, whose protein sequence is MIDGVMVKQLRVLPDERGRLMEILREDDEIYMRFGQVYLTTGYPGVVKAWHYHKIQFDHFCVVKGMMKVVLYDSRDGSPTKGEVNEFFLGEHRPIVLRIPPLVYHGFKTISGEEALLINVCTQTYKYDAPDEFRLPPHDNDIPYDWARKDG
- a CDS encoding UDP-glucose/GDP-mannose dehydrogenase family protein, producing the protein MNVAIVGTGYVGLVTGVCLAERGNAVHCVDTNPSVVEKLNAGQVTIYEPGLDDIYQRNLKKGRISFSADLEKAVLPAEIIFLCLPTPPGEDGSADLKYILQVADDLGKIFARNPGAGYKVVVDKSTVPVGTCEKVRAAIRKSAGPAFGFNVVSNPEFLREGFAVEDFLRPERVVIGSSEDRAVVVLKDLYEPFLQTGSKVIVMDEKSAEVTKYAANAFLALKISYMNDLANFCDAVGADIDRIRDGIGSDSRIGHKFLYPGLGYGGSCLPKDVKALLKSAADAGTPLSVLQAVEDINQEQRKRFFRRIERHFGGKLEGLRFAVWGIAFKPNTDDSREAPVFHLIDGMLSAKASVVVFDPEAMAGARARYGDRIEYAESSYGALQGADVLVIATEWFEFRKPDFGLMKSLMRQPVIFDGRNIFDPRKMRERGFLYHSIGRRAHEVHGTPEPATPEPGRS
- a CDS encoding YjbH domain-containing protein, with product MIFPRRLPVANAFAAALLLAGLLHPIPAGAIGRPQGVTVIVEGEVRFPGSYTLPHDATLSTLVVAAGGYTDNADLAAATLTRESMNPVAAPLSHPRLLKGSPADLPLAEGDTLRIPARTPGRTRPRPAGYEPFTRPNNFGVTGLFETPTARMMPENRYRLGATQVHPYRYYYGTVGLFDRLEVNGRVTEVIGVPDFNDNSSYGNFKDKAFDLKFLLLKERAFLPAVAIVISDPHGTRIYASQSIVASKRILPLNVDVSLGFGNGRLGTQQLPPQGEGFEIEMFTDPAKWASEALPFGGIQYAPTPWLTLLAEYSPIRYERQTNDPAQPKYFQTAVPSPFNFGARVKPLKWLEIDASWQRGNEIGVSASVAFDIGRPLVPIRDEPYVEPVEAPRAPLQDRIAFALADVGFSDIAVSTDAFTLRIDAENDRYFFAPRAVEVLLATIAPFVPPNVEYIRVQLKENGIPVAEAAVSASVLSGGGDGFTLTDRIRAAAGFRSANFDAPLRPTSYRRRFDYSLKPSFEAFLNDPSGFFKYRVGVAGSLSAFPWRGGTALLGVEGYPVNNISTSNAPLSIPIRSDTAEYMGEKASLSRLLFDQIVATREPAFFRAEAGMLETMFGGVDAEAALPLWNGRILAGASGSLVRKRAPGEPFRFLDDKNYYTALLQGRLNVPEIDAAIDVKLGRFLAGDRGVRVAVSKFVRGVTLSAWYSATDTDVFTDPYNRGYHDKGISVEIPIRLFLGRDSETTYRFSLLPWTRDVAQDINRYLPLFDWIGRNAGVLLDKDQGSTYRGPR